One Anthonomus grandis grandis chromosome 13, icAntGran1.3, whole genome shotgun sequence DNA segment encodes these proteins:
- the LOC126743760 gene encoding zinc finger protein 681-like gives MYLSTSSCTLCKEHITSKVKYNLKTSTAEKSNKPLLNFVEVFNKNIIFSHCNICANCYKLINELDVLQQREKEILAILKRYVCSKEGNSDNSVETTSEAETNTVYVKEEIQLPDVDLKNLPIKIKRVPPKQEHTSSDYDMNNICDFDEYLCDSLLTNTATDNGNDAFERIQNSIKEDLFRHAAEQQNKTKPSSALCEICGQNFKSKNGYENHMKKHNSADDDFKLLTLNKGEEEDYQCPICGKEFNQKISKKRHMAIHTGETRYQCEHCGKKFIHHSSFNMHMKIHAGVRNYKCTLCHREFLNSSHLKRHVRSLHIGEKRYACDICGKKFGERYNLEAHIRVLHKEIEEEPMENYVEEEVTAVNEMPNVKTESATVIYQLQDDGTFLGGVTLLKNDAELVNSVVVSDPNILYSL, from the exons ATGTACCTCTCAACATCCTCCTGTACTTTATGTAAGGAACATATTACGAGTAAAGtgaaatataacttaaaaacgtCCACAGCGGAAAAGTCAAATAAACCACTCCTGAATTTTGTCGAAGTGttcaacaaaaatataattttttcacactgCAATATATGTGCCAACTGCTACAAGTTAATCAACGAACTAGACGTTTTACAACAAAGAGAAAAGGAGATTTTGgctattttaaaaagatatgttTGTTCTAAAGAAGGTAATTCAGACAACTCAGTCGAAACCACATCAGAAGCAGAGACAAATACAGTTTATGTGAAAGAAGAGATTCAATTACCTGATGTGGATCTTAAAAATctacctattaaaataaaaagggtGCCACCTAAGCAAGAACATACTTCCAGTGATTATGATATGAACAATATTTGTGACTTTGATGAGTATTTATGTGATAGCTTACTTACAAATACAGCTACTGATAATGGGAATGATGCATTTGAAAGA ATCCAGAATTCAATCAAAGAAGATCTTTTCAGACATGCTGCCGAGCAGCAAAACAAAACCAAGCCGTCATCTGCCCTATGTGAAATTTGTGGGCAAAACTTTAAATCGAAAAATGGTTACGAAAATCATATGAAAAAACACAACAGTGCAGATGATGACTTTAAGTTACTTACATTGAATAAGGGAGAAGAAGAGGATTATCAATGTCCAATATGTGGAAAGGAGTTTAATCAGAAGATTTCAAAGAAAAGGCATATGGCCATTCATACAG GTGAAACTCGTTATCAATGTGAACACTGCGGCAAAAAATTCATACATCATAGCTCTTTTAACATGCACATGAAAATCCATGCAGGTGTGAGAAACTACAAATGTACTCTCTGTCACCGTGAGTTCCTTAACAGCTCTCACCTAAAACGTCATGTGCGTTCATTACACATCGGAGAAAAACGTTATGCTTGCGACATTTGCGGGAAGAAATTCGGCGAACGGTATAATCTCGAAGCACATATACGTGTCCTCCATAAGGAAATTGAGGAAGAGCCGATGGAGAATTATGTAGAGGAGGAAGTTACCGCTGTGAATGAAATGCCCAATGTCAAGACGGAATCTGCTACAGTGATTTATCAATTACAGGATGATGGAACTTTTTTAGGTGGGGTTACTTTGTTGAAAAATGACGCTGAGTTGGTCAACAGTGTGGTAGTGAGTGATCCCAACATTTTGTACTCTTTATAA
- the LOC126743763 gene encoding thialysine N-epsilon-acetyltransferase has translation MMKQREISVTIRRARREDMAQVYKMIRALAEFERLEHTMTLDLKTLENDGFDCDDPAFTCLVAELSDGYIVGYALYYTSYSTWLGRSIFLEDLYVQTAYRKNGIGMQLFLAVAKIAHATPSKRLDFHVLSWNPAADFYKRLGAVDMTIHEKWHHFRMDDRCLDRLFEHQSSSS, from the exons ATGATGAAACAACGAGAAATTAGTGTTACCATACGAAGGGCCAGAAGAGAAGATATGGCTCAGGTTTATAAAATGATAAGG gcaTTGGCAGAATTCGAACGACTAGAACACACGATGACCTTGGACCTTAAAACGTTAGAAAACGACGGTTTCGATTGCGACGATCCGGCATTCACTTGCCTAGTGGCTGAACTATCTGACGGTTATATAGTGGGCTATGCCCTCTATTACACCTCATACTCAACCTGGCTAGGAAGATCCATATTCTTGGAAGATCTCTATGTACAAACCGCTTACAGAAAAAATGGAATTGGTATGCAGCTATTCCTCGCTGTAGCAAAGATAGCTCATGCAACACCAAGTAAGAGATTAGATTTCCACGTGCTATCATGGAATCCCGCGGCTGATTTCTATAAGAGGCTGGGTGCAGTCGATATGACTATTCACGAAAAATGGCATCATTTTAGGATGGATGATCGATGTTTGGATAGGCTATTCGAGCATCAGTCTTCCAGTTCTTAA
- the LOC126743762 gene encoding calcium load-activated calcium channel, translating into MWADTLLIVFISICTAFMGEGLTWLLVYKTERYKKLKAEVERQCKKLEKKKEIHGDTLDRQQKKKIEREEDKLKHNNRDLSFVKMKSMFAIGFAFTALLSMFNNIFDGRVVAKLPFLPLTWIQGLSHRNLPGDNYYECSFIFLYILCTMSIRQNIQKLLGFAPSRAASKQGSSIFGPTPGQFK; encoded by the exons atgtggGCCGATACATTGCTTATTGTGTTTATATCCATTTGTACAGCTTTTATGGGTGAAGGTCTCACTTGGTTATTAGTATATAAAACagaaagatataaaaaactaaaagcaGAAGTAGAACGGCAGTGTAAGAAAC TTGAAAAAAAGAAGGAGATCCATGGAGACACTCTGGACCGGcaacagaaaaaaaagattgaaaggGAAGAAGATAAACTAAAGCACAACAACAGGGATCTATCCtttgttaaaatgaaatcaaTGTTCGCCATTGGTTTTGCATTCACTGCTTTATTAAGCATGTTTAACAACAT ttttgatGGAAGAGTGGTTGCTAAACTCCCATTCTTGCCTTTAACCTGGATTCAAGGGCTGAGCCACAGAAACTTGCCTGGTGATAACTATTATGAGtgttcatttatatttttgtatattttatgcACCATGTCCATAAGacaaaatattcagaaattGCTTGGGTTTGCCCCATCGAGGGCGGCTTCTAAGCAAGGAAGCAGCATTTTCGGACCAACTCCAggacaatttaaataa